In the Candidatus Zymogenaceae bacterium genome, GGCGCCGGAGTATCATATCGGAAGATACAGCCTGTTTGTCGCGATGTTTCCTCAACTGCTCGCCGGCCCCATAGACAGGGCCGGTTACCTGCTGCCGCAGATCAGGGAAAACAGCGATTTTGATTACGAACGTGTTTCTTGGGGGCTCTCAAGAATATTCTGGGGATTATTTAAAAAAATCGTTATCGCGGATCGACTTGCCCTCTATGTGAATCAGGTATACGGAAGCCCCGAGGAACATATCCCGCTTGCGCTGATTATCGCGGTCTACTTCTATTCATTCCAGATATATCTGGATTTTTCCGCGTATACCGATATCGCCGTCGGAAGCGCCAGGGTGTTTGGCTTCAAGATAATGGAGAATTTCACCTATCCGTACTTCGCCGTCTCCATCCCCGATTTCTGGCGCCGCTGGCACATCTCCCTCTCCACATGGTTTCGGGATTACGTATATATTCCCCTGGGGGGAAACCGGGTGCCGAAATATCGATGGTTCCTGAATCTTTTTATCACCTTTTTCCTTATCGGACTGTGGCACGGATCGAATCCGACGTTCATCTTCTGGGGGATTCTCAACTGCCTGTATTATTATGTCTCACAGTTAAAAAGGGGAGTGAGCGCACAAATCGAACATTATCTCGGGGCGGATTCCACCCTTCTCAGGGCATCGAGGATTCTTATTACATTTCATCTGGTGAGTTTTGCATGGATCTTCTTTCGAGCGGAAAGCATCGATGAGGCGTTCGTGTATCTTTCTCTCATGTTTCGGAATGTATCCGTACCATGCGGGATTGATGCCGGCCTCGGTGTTTTCAACCTCATCTTTTCCATTGTGCTTGTCGGCGGGTATGTGTGTGTCGAGAGTCTTGCATGTCGAGAAAAAATGAAGGAGAGGATTGCTCGTATCCCGTTCATCGTAAAAGCGATCGTCTTCACATTTCTATTAGGTTTCATGCTTTTTTTCGGTGTCTTCGAAGAAACCGATTTCATATATTTCAGGTTTTAGTCCAGGTTCCCGCATGGATTTTCACAAAAAAACGAAA is a window encoding:
- a CDS encoding MBOAT family protein; translated protein: MIFTSILYIAFFTLAVTIYFALPYTLRWIFLLLASLLFYCFGNPQYIWLLPTIIIINYLGAIIIARSKKDLHKRAVLFLTALSSLGFLLYYKYAVYFSEIAFVSLNLFGVSVFQRLYDIALPLGISFFTFKAIGYTIDVYRGETAPEYHIGRYSLFVAMFPQLLAGPIDRAGYLLPQIRENSDFDYERVSWGLSRIFWGLFKKIVIADRLALYVNQVYGSPEEHIPLALIIAVYFYSFQIYLDFSAYTDIAVGSARVFGFKIMENFTYPYFAVSIPDFWRRWHISLSTWFRDYVYIPLGGNRVPKYRWFLNLFITFFLIGLWHGSNPTFIFWGILNCLYYYVSQLKRGVSAQIEHYLGADSTLLRASRILITFHLVSFAWIFFRAESIDEAFVYLSLMFRNVSVPCGIDAGLGVFNLIFSIVLVGGYVCVESLACREKMKERIARIPFIVKAIVFTFLLGFMLFFGVFEETDFIYFRF